A genomic stretch from Dyella sp. M7H15-1 includes:
- a CDS encoding LemA family protein, with amino-acid sequence MKIVHLALLMLLVVALSGCGYNSIQKQDEAVKAQWSEVLNQYQRRADLVPNLVNTVKGYATHEEKVFTEVTDARSRVGSIQINADDAESLAKFQAAQGQLTGALSRLMAVSENYPNLKADGLFQNLQAQLEGTENRITVARNRYIQAVQQYNTMIRTFPNNLTAKMFGYQPKPNFTVENEKATSTAPTVDFGNSAPANPAPAASAH; translated from the coding sequence ATGAAAATTGTCCATTTGGCGCTGTTGATGCTGTTGGTCGTTGCATTGTCAGGCTGCGGCTATAACTCGATTCAGAAGCAGGATGAGGCGGTCAAGGCGCAATGGTCTGAAGTGCTCAACCAGTACCAGCGCCGCGCCGACCTCGTACCCAACCTGGTGAATACCGTGAAAGGGTATGCCACGCATGAAGAGAAGGTCTTCACCGAAGTGACCGATGCCCGCTCGCGCGTAGGTAGCATCCAGATCAATGCCGACGATGCGGAGTCGCTGGCGAAATTCCAAGCTGCGCAGGGGCAGTTGACCGGAGCACTGTCCCGTCTCATGGCGGTCAGCGAAAACTATCCGAACCTGAAGGCCGATGGCCTGTTCCAGAACCTGCAGGCGCAGCTCGAAGGCACGGAGAACCGCATCACCGTAGCACGCAACCGCTATATCCAGGCGGTGCAGCAGTACAACACGATGATCCGCACCTTCCCGAACAACCTCACTGCGAAGATGTTTGGCTATCAGCCCAAGCCGAACTTCACGGTCGAGAACGAAAAAGCGACCTCCACCGCGCCGACCGTCGATTTCGGCAATTCCGCACCAGCCAATCCGGCGCCTGCTGCCTCGGCACACTGA
- a CDS encoding YgcG family protein encodes MRRWVCLWMLLAIALLSPWPLHADDLPPVPTLARHVTDLTGTLTSQQVDQLDAQLTALEKQKGAQLVVLMVGTTQPDDFDDYSLRVAEQNKLGRNGVDDGVLLLIAKNDRQVRIEVGYGLEGAIPDAACARIIREYIAPKFRISDYAGGINDAVGALTQLINGEPLPPPVRGNEVEHRGVDLQGLFFLAIFAVLFMRGVFARAPALVRVPMGGFVVGGLLWMLASAGVGIFGGVVGGLLMLLPAGAGRSIGGGGWGGFGGGGFGGGGFSGGGGSFGGGGASGSW; translated from the coding sequence ATGCGGCGCTGGGTGTGCCTGTGGATGCTGTTGGCGATAGCCTTGCTATCGCCGTGGCCGCTGCACGCCGATGATTTGCCGCCAGTGCCGACGCTTGCGCGGCACGTCACCGATCTCACCGGCACACTGACTTCGCAGCAGGTCGATCAGCTCGACGCGCAGCTCACCGCACTGGAAAAGCAGAAGGGCGCGCAGCTGGTAGTGCTGATGGTGGGAACCACTCAGCCTGATGACTTCGACGATTACTCCCTGCGCGTCGCCGAGCAGAACAAGCTTGGTCGCAACGGTGTCGACGATGGCGTGTTGCTGCTGATCGCCAAGAATGATCGGCAGGTGCGCATCGAAGTGGGTTACGGATTGGAAGGCGCGATACCCGACGCAGCCTGCGCACGCATCATCCGCGAATACATCGCGCCGAAGTTTCGCATCAGCGATTACGCGGGAGGCATCAACGATGCTGTGGGTGCGCTGACACAGCTCATCAACGGGGAGCCCTTGCCACCGCCGGTGCGTGGCAATGAAGTCGAGCACCGTGGCGTCGATCTGCAAGGCCTGTTCTTCCTCGCCATCTTTGCTGTGCTGTTCATGCGTGGCGTTTTCGCGCGTGCACCAGCACTGGTGCGCGTGCCGATGGGCGGTTTTGTGGTGGGCGGCCTGCTGTGGATGCTGGCCTCAGCAGGTGTCGGAATTTTCGGTGGCGTCGTCGGTGGCTTGCTGATGTTGTTGCCGGCGGGAGCCGGACGTTCCATCGGCGGCGGTGGCTGGGGTGGATTCGGTGGCGGCGGCTTCGGCGGCGGGGGATTCAGTGGCGGTGGCGGCAGCTTTGGCGGCGGCGGTGCATCAGGGAGCTGGTGA
- a CDS encoding TPM domain-containing protein, translating into MSISQRLFANLFDGWFQLHRRFPPELLDDITAAIADGEHSHLGELRLAIESRLSALDVWAGLDAQTRARQVFGQLSVWDTEHNCGVLLYLLMAEHRIEIVADRGIARRVKPEEWTSICTAMQESFAAGQWRTGVLHGITEVHALLATHFPSHGKARPDELPDQPVLL; encoded by the coding sequence ATGTCCATATCGCAACGACTGTTCGCAAACCTCTTTGACGGCTGGTTCCAGTTGCATCGGCGCTTTCCGCCCGAACTGCTCGATGACATCACGGCGGCGATTGCCGACGGCGAACATAGCCATCTGGGCGAGTTGCGTTTGGCCATTGAATCGAGACTTTCCGCACTGGACGTGTGGGCGGGGCTCGATGCGCAGACACGCGCGCGGCAGGTGTTTGGCCAGCTTAGTGTGTGGGATACCGAGCACAACTGCGGTGTGCTGCTTTATTTGCTGATGGCCGAGCACCGCATCGAAATTGTTGCTGATCGCGGCATAGCACGGCGGGTGAAGCCGGAAGAGTGGACGTCGATCTGCACGGCGATGCAGGAAAGCTTTGCCGCAGGACAATGGCGTACGGGCGTGTTGCATGGCATTACCGAAGTGCATGCCTTGCTGGCGACGCATTTCCCGAGTCATGGCAAGGCTCGGCCGGATGAGTTGCCAGATCAGCCGGTATTGCTTTGA
- the mltB gene encoding lytic murein transglycosylase B, whose protein sequence is MKERIKFLLLALCFIAPIAAWAEHPGQMQLVSEVAKDTGKNPATLNALLDGAKRQQGILDAISRPAEAKPWSEYRQIFLTQARIDAGVRFYLDHQALLEQIGKKYGVDPEYLVAILGVETFYGRNTGKYKVLDALVTLGLYYPPRAAFFRGELKTLLELPDNHLASPVDALTGSYAGAQGWGQFMPSSIRDFAVDEDGDGRIDLQNSMPDILASVANYFAKHGWVTGGTVAARAQPDAAAKPLTVKDSTPQWTIEQLEAWGYAPVQHLDPGASSSLQTFQGLHGPEYWFTFQNFYVITRYNRSPMYAMAVNQLAQAITEGVNAQERFTQ, encoded by the coding sequence ATGAAAGAGCGGATTAAGTTTCTACTTTTAGCACTTTGCTTCATCGCGCCGATAGCCGCCTGGGCCGAGCATCCCGGCCAGATGCAACTGGTCAGCGAAGTGGCGAAAGACACTGGCAAGAATCCGGCCACCTTGAACGCTTTGCTCGATGGCGCGAAGCGGCAGCAAGGCATTCTCGATGCGATCAGTCGTCCGGCCGAAGCGAAGCCGTGGAGTGAATATCGCCAGATTTTCCTCACCCAGGCGCGTATTGACGCAGGCGTGCGGTTCTACCTCGATCATCAGGCACTGCTGGAACAGATCGGCAAAAAGTACGGCGTTGACCCGGAGTATCTCGTCGCGATTCTTGGTGTGGAAACCTTCTATGGTCGCAACACCGGTAAGTACAAGGTGCTCGATGCGCTGGTGACGCTGGGCTTGTATTACCCGCCGCGAGCCGCTTTTTTTCGCGGTGAGCTGAAGACGCTGTTGGAACTGCCTGACAACCACCTTGCCAGTCCTGTCGACGCGCTTACGGGTTCTTATGCTGGCGCGCAGGGCTGGGGGCAGTTCATGCCCAGCAGCATTCGAGACTTTGCCGTGGATGAAGACGGCGATGGCCGCATCGATCTGCAGAATTCCATGCCGGATATCCTGGCCAGCGTTGCCAACTATTTCGCCAAGCATGGCTGGGTCACTGGCGGCACGGTGGCAGCGCGTGCGCAGCCGGATGCCGCCGCCAAGCCACTCACCGTTAAAGACTCCACGCCGCAATGGACCATCGAGCAGCTCGAAGCCTGGGGGTATGCACCGGTGCAGCACCTCGATCCAGGGGCCAGCAGCAGCTTACAGACCTTCCAGGGGCTCCATGGTCCGGAGTATTGGTTCACCTTCCAGAACTTCTACGTGATCACTCGCTACAACCGCAGCCCGATGTATGCGATGGCGGTGAACCAGCTCGCGCAGGCCATCACCGAAGGCGTGAACGCACAGGAGCGCTTCACGCAATGA
- a CDS encoding septal ring lytic transglycosylase RlpA family protein, with protein MRAAWRLTWLLAITWVLVGCGGHRSTRPSSSSRGGSSSNYASGASDDTRRPQSSRYRSSSDSVPGGPPPDLSNLPEPVPKVESRSLYGNKSPYTVLGQTYAVLPSARGYDERGIASFYGSKFHGYKTSNLEDYDMYQFTAASKVLPLPSYARVTNLQNGKSVVVRINDRGPFREDRIIDLSYAAAVKIGVWPKGTGLVEVQGIDPSAPAQQASPPPPVVTPLTPPPGIYLQVGAFADPVNAQKVAAQLRVANFAPVQVVDATIAGRLVHRVRVGPLANVDTADRVTSQIDQMGLPHPQVAVD; from the coding sequence ATGAGGGCAGCCTGGCGCCTGACCTGGTTGCTCGCGATCACGTGGGTGCTGGTCGGCTGCGGTGGCCATCGCAGCACGCGGCCGTCTTCGTCGTCGCGCGGCGGCAGTTCCAGCAACTATGCCTCCGGCGCCTCTGACGACACCCGCCGACCGCAGAGCAGCCGCTATCGCAGCAGCAGCGACAGCGTGCCGGGTGGTCCGCCACCCGATCTGAGCAACCTGCCCGAGCCGGTGCCGAAGGTCGAATCGCGTTCGCTTTACGGCAACAAGTCACCCTACACCGTGCTGGGTCAAACCTATGCCGTGTTGCCAAGCGCGCGAGGTTACGACGAGCGCGGCATCGCCTCGTTCTACGGCAGCAAATTTCACGGCTACAAGACCTCGAATCTCGAGGACTACGACATGTACCAGTTCACCGCGGCCAGCAAGGTGCTACCGCTACCCAGCTACGCGCGAGTGACCAATCTGCAGAATGGCAAGAGTGTCGTCGTGCGCATCAACGATCGCGGGCCGTTTCGCGAAGACCGCATCATTGATCTTTCTTATGCCGCAGCCGTGAAGATCGGCGTGTGGCCCAAGGGCACTGGCCTGGTGGAAGTGCAGGGCATCGATCCTTCCGCCCCGGCTCAGCAAGCATCCCCGCCACCGCCAGTGGTGACGCCCTTGACGCCGCCTCCGGGTATTTATCTGCAGGTGGGGGCCTTTGCCGACCCTGTCAATGCCCAGAAAGTGGCTGCCCAGTTGCGCGTGGCGAATTTCGCTCCGGTGCAGGTGGTAGATGCCACCATTGCTGGCAGGCTCGTGCATCGCGTACGAGTGGGGCCCCTGGCCAATGTGGATACCGCTGACCGGGTGACTTCCCAGATCGATCAAATGGGCCTACCACACCCGCAGGTCGCGGTAGACTGA
- a CDS encoding D-alanyl-D-alanine carboxypeptidase family protein: MNLFRRPLYVIAAAALVFGASAIAQQTPKPDALPPKPVPNAPANPAAVQVPVPPPPDVDGKAWVLMDYATGQILASKEEDARLVPASITKVMTDYVISAQIAAGKIHLTDQVTISEHAWRSGGAGTDGSTSFLKLNSQVPLKDLLYGMIIQSGNDAAIALAEHTAGSEETFANLMNAYAKQLGMVNTHFVNASGYPVDNHYTTAHDIAILTRALIHDYPEDYAISAIKEFEWNGIKQGNRNTLLWRDPSVDGVKTGHTSEAGFCLDASAKRGDQRMIAIVMGSSSEKTRANAAMALLNYGFRFFETHKLYEAGKPLATPRLWKGEEDQIPLGVEQDVLVTVKTGDYDKLKATMDIPSTLIAPFKKGQQVGTLHVTEDGHPVLDVPLVAMNDAPQGGFFKRLWDSILLWFHGSGKK, translated from the coding sequence ATGAATTTGTTCCGCCGTCCCCTATACGTTATTGCCGCTGCCGCCCTGGTATTCGGCGCCAGCGCCATTGCGCAGCAGACACCCAAGCCCGACGCGCTGCCACCCAAGCCGGTCCCCAACGCGCCCGCAAACCCCGCCGCGGTACAGGTGCCGGTGCCGCCACCGCCGGATGTGGACGGCAAGGCATGGGTGCTGATGGATTATGCCACTGGGCAGATCCTCGCCTCCAAGGAAGAGGATGCTCGCCTCGTGCCGGCTTCGATCACTAAAGTGATGACCGACTACGTGATCTCCGCGCAGATCGCCGCAGGCAAAATTCATCTCACCGATCAGGTCACCATCAGCGAGCATGCATGGCGCTCCGGCGGTGCGGGCACGGATGGTTCCACCAGCTTTCTCAAACTCAACAGCCAGGTGCCGCTGAAAGATCTGTTGTACGGCATGATCATCCAGTCCGGTAACGACGCCGCCATTGCGCTGGCCGAACACACCGCCGGTTCTGAAGAGACCTTTGCCAACCTCATGAACGCCTATGCCAAGCAATTGGGCATGGTGAACACCCACTTCGTGAATGCGTCGGGCTATCCAGTCGACAACCACTACACCACTGCGCATGACATCGCGATCCTTACTCGCGCGCTGATCCACGACTATCCCGAAGACTACGCGATCTCCGCGATCAAGGAATTCGAGTGGAACGGCATCAAGCAGGGCAACCGCAACACGTTGCTGTGGCGTGACCCCAGCGTGGATGGCGTGAAGACCGGCCACACCTCCGAAGCAGGCTTTTGCCTCGACGCATCGGCCAAGCGTGGTGACCAGCGCATGATCGCCATCGTCATGGGTTCCAGCAGTGAGAAGACGCGCGCCAATGCAGCGATGGCGCTGCTTAACTACGGATTCCGCTTCTTCGAAACCCACAAGCTCTACGAAGCCGGCAAGCCGCTGGCCACGCCGCGCCTGTGGAAAGGTGAAGAGGACCAGATCCCGCTCGGTGTTGAGCAAGATGTGCTGGTGACTGTGAAAACCGGGGACTACGACAAGCTCAAGGCGACCATGGACATCCCGTCCACGCTGATCGCTCCGTTCAAAAAGGGGCAGCAAGTGGGCACACTGCACGTCACCGAAGACGGTCATCCGGTGCTCGACGTGCCGCTGGTGGCGATGAACGATGCGCCGCAGGGCGGTTTTTTCAAGCGCCTATGGGACAGCATCCTGTTGTGGTTCCACGGCAGCGGCAAGAAGTGA
- the queC gene encoding 7-cyano-7-deazaguanine synthase QueC has product MSATTLRKAVVLVSGGMDSAVTIAIAREQGYQVHALSVAYGQRHHSELEAAERVAQMLGAVRHKTVYVDLRSIGGSALTADIDVPEQGGEGIPVTYVPARNTIMLSIAMGWAEVLGSTDIWCGVNAVDYSGYPDCRPAFIEAFERLANVATKVGVEGADIRIHAPLMVMSKADIAREGQRLGVDFAVTVSCYRADAEGRACGHCDACRLRTQGFREAGLPDPTRYA; this is encoded by the coding sequence ATGTCAGCAACAACTCTCCGCAAGGCCGTCGTGCTAGTTTCCGGCGGCATGGATTCCGCCGTCACCATCGCTATCGCTCGTGAGCAGGGTTATCAGGTTCATGCCTTGAGCGTGGCCTATGGCCAGCGCCACCATTCCGAACTGGAAGCTGCTGAGCGCGTGGCGCAGATGCTCGGCGCGGTCAGGCACAAAACCGTCTATGTCGATTTACGCAGCATCGGCGGCTCGGCCCTCACCGCCGATATCGATGTGCCAGAACAAGGTGGCGAAGGTATCCCTGTCACCTACGTGCCGGCGCGCAACACCATCATGCTGTCGATTGCCATGGGCTGGGCCGAAGTACTCGGTTCCACCGATATCTGGTGCGGCGTCAATGCCGTGGATTATTCCGGCTATCCCGATTGCCGCCCTGCCTTCATCGAGGCTTTCGAGCGCCTGGCCAACGTCGCCACCAAAGTCGGCGTGGAAGGCGCGGACATCCGTATCCATGCACCGCTGATGGTCATGAGCAAGGCTGATATTGCGCGCGAAGGCCAGCGCCTGGGCGTCGATTTCGCTGTCACCGTTAGTTGCTATCGGGCCGATGCCGAAGGCCGCGCCTGCGGTCATTGCGATGCTTGCCGCCTGCGGACCCAGGGTTTTCGCGAAGCTGGGTTGCCCGATCCCACCCGATATGCCTGA
- a CDS encoding SDR family oxidoreductase, with the protein MYEPPAPTVPPASAVLVTGGSRGLGLAVVRELLQNGVRVATFARTMSEELQQLQQEFGEWLFAACVDANHMHAVNRFMLDASERLGSLDGLICNAAVGQDSLLCHTSTETIAALIGSNLTHPLCLIRSFARKLLHARRPGRIVTITSIAARRTYPGLAVYAATKAGMEAATLVLAHEARGRILVNCVAPGFFESDMSAPLGSAQRASIARRTVTGRLMKPQHVVPVIRMLMLDAIDMNGQVIVVDGGARA; encoded by the coding sequence ATGTATGAGCCTCCTGCGCCGACAGTGCCGCCTGCCTCTGCCGTACTCGTGACCGGCGGCTCGCGCGGACTCGGCTTGGCCGTGGTGCGCGAGCTGCTTCAAAACGGCGTTCGCGTCGCCACATTTGCCAGAACGATGAGCGAAGAACTCCAGCAATTGCAACAGGAGTTCGGCGAGTGGCTGTTCGCCGCCTGCGTCGACGCCAACCATATGCACGCAGTGAATCGCTTCATGCTGGATGCTTCCGAAAGGTTGGGATCACTGGACGGCCTGATCTGCAACGCGGCGGTCGGACAAGATTCCCTGCTATGCCACACCTCGACGGAAACGATCGCCGCCCTGATCGGCAGCAACCTGACCCATCCGCTATGCCTAATCCGCAGCTTCGCGCGCAAGCTGCTACATGCGCGCAGACCCGGCCGGATCGTCACGATCACCTCGATAGCTGCGCGTCGCACCTATCCAGGCTTGGCCGTCTATGCTGCCACCAAGGCAGGCATGGAGGCGGCCACACTCGTGCTCGCCCACGAAGCGCGCGGTCGCATCCTGGTCAATTGTGTAGCACCGGGTTTCTTCGAGTCGGACATGTCCGCGCCACTGGGCTCCGCGCAGCGCGCCAGTATCGCGCGCAGAACCGTCACCGGCCGACTGATGAAGCCTCAGCACGTCGTCCCTGTGATTCGCATGCTGATGCTTGATGCGATCGACATGAATGGCCAGGTGATCGTGGTGGATGGCGGCGCGCGGGCTTGA
- a CDS encoding AMP-binding protein: MDELAGLDNRLITRGFRGCWQELPPLERPTVAACLVSNQYLGLRALYGHVRTAPLETLIAEPRRLDTSSQRELRHAGFALVDADAQTTQSPFTLRDPTPGLLWLSTSGSTGRPKRVPHRFGTLMTHLSKQPPRRWLCAYSPGTYAWWQLVSLALTQPGQDLVLLEPDDRPVWPLIAEREGVTAVSGTPTFWWRAVLHYWDRLSHLPIEHIALGGEPVPQILLDRLHEALPRAHVWWTYASTEHGASIIVRDGRAGFPATWLQQRLPGQRALRIVDGELWIETCPGSQHFSATGDRAVIVGERVLLPGRVCADEIQVGGAKIAASVIQQVLLQHPAVAWAHLSPRRSSLVGQIPVAEVVLQTLVDTAELRQWCAARLPDYGVPRGFRILAHIPETLTGKSHV, encoded by the coding sequence ATGGATGAACTGGCCGGCCTTGACAACAGGCTTATTACACGGGGATTTCGCGGCTGCTGGCAGGAATTGCCGCCACTCGAACGTCCCACCGTAGCCGCTTGCCTGGTATCGAACCAGTACCTGGGCCTGCGCGCGCTGTACGGTCACGTCCGTACAGCGCCATTGGAAACGTTGATCGCCGAACCGCGTCGACTGGACACCAGCAGCCAGCGCGAACTGCGCCACGCAGGCTTCGCCTTAGTCGACGCAGACGCCCAGACCACGCAATCGCCGTTCACGTTACGCGACCCCACACCCGGCCTGCTATGGCTATCGACCAGCGGCAGCACGGGACGTCCCAAACGCGTGCCGCATCGATTCGGCACACTGATGACGCACCTCTCCAAGCAACCACCACGGCGATGGCTATGTGCCTATTCACCCGGCACTTACGCATGGTGGCAATTGGTGTCGCTCGCATTGACACAACCCGGGCAAGACTTGGTACTGCTGGAACCGGACGATCGCCCAGTCTGGCCGCTGATTGCCGAACGGGAGGGTGTCACTGCCGTATCCGGCACGCCCACGTTCTGGTGGCGCGCCGTACTGCATTACTGGGACCGATTGTCGCACCTGCCCATCGAACATATTGCACTTGGCGGCGAACCGGTGCCGCAAATACTGCTGGACCGGCTGCACGAAGCCTTGCCTCGAGCGCATGTGTGGTGGACATACGCATCGACCGAGCACGGCGCGTCCATCATCGTTCGCGACGGACGCGCGGGATTCCCCGCAACATGGCTGCAGCAACGCCTGCCCGGACAGCGTGCCCTACGCATCGTCGATGGCGAACTATGGATCGAGACCTGTCCCGGTTCGCAGCACTTCAGCGCCACCGGCGACCGCGCAGTAATCGTAGGCGAACGAGTGTTGTTGCCGGGACGCGTTTGCGCGGACGAAATCCAGGTAGGCGGCGCCAAGATTGCCGCTTCGGTGATCCAACAGGTTTTATTGCAGCACCCGGCGGTAGCTTGGGCACACCTGAGCCCACGGCGCTCGTCGCTGGTGGGACAGATACCCGTGGCCGAGGTAGTCTTGCAGACACTGGTAGATACGGCGGAATTACGCCAATGGTGTGCGGCGCGCTTGCCCGACTACGGCGTGCCGCGAGGCTTCCGCATCCTCGCCCATATCCCGGAAACCCTGACGGGCAAGAGCCATGTATGA
- a CDS encoding VTT domain-containing protein encodes MNRLRAALPLLLLIAAGMVLVASGVFDRIHPEQLVAHQQEFRAHINENPWLSRLVYIGLLTLATCTGIPVTIVLILASGFAFGVVEGTTYSSIGLTLGSLILFLASRYAFGAGSKHPPAIADKLHHGFERHPVVYTLFLRLVPVAPFGLITVALAWLRCPFWLFLGATWIGGTIMLAFETSIGAGLGHALSHGQQFGFNLIFEPSVIAPLGVLALLSLVPLALERLKSRWHPSTSHSDNAGNQS; translated from the coding sequence TTGAACCGCCTGCGCGCTGCTCTGCCGCTACTGTTGCTTATCGCAGCAGGCATGGTGCTAGTCGCCTCTGGCGTATTCGACCGCATCCATCCGGAACAGCTTGTCGCGCATCAGCAAGAATTTCGCGCGCACATCAATGAAAACCCCTGGCTGAGCCGGCTGGTCTATATCGGCCTGCTGACGCTCGCGACGTGTACTGGCATTCCGGTCACCATCGTGCTGATCTTGGCCAGCGGATTCGCCTTTGGCGTGGTTGAGGGCACCACTTACTCCTCTATCGGCCTTACCTTGGGTTCGCTGATCCTGTTCCTCGCCAGCCGCTATGCCTTTGGCGCCGGCAGCAAGCACCCGCCTGCCATCGCGGACAAACTCCATCACGGCTTTGAACGCCACCCAGTGGTCTACACCCTGTTTCTGCGCCTGGTGCCAGTTGCCCCTTTTGGCCTTATCACAGTAGCGCTGGCCTGGCTGCGCTGCCCGTTCTGGTTGTTCCTGGGCGCCACGTGGATCGGCGGCACCATCATGCTGGCCTTTGAGACATCCATAGGTGCAGGCCTTGGGCATGCGCTGAGCCATGGTCAGCAGTTCGGATTCAACCTGATCTTCGAGCCCAGTGTGATCGCTCCGCTGGGTGTACTAGCCCTGCTGTCGCTGGTGCCGCTGGCGCTGGAGCGGCTCAAGTCGCGCTGGCATCCGTCGACGTCGCACTCAGATAACGCTGGGAACCAGTCCTGA
- a CDS encoding nucleoside deaminase, which produces MLPLQIHLTLPPWIEEVADTRPRYLTDEERVGLAIELSRRNIQHSTGGPFGAAVFDEHGRLIAAAANRVMPQACSVAHAEMLAYMAAQQRLASYRLNEHGGHYTLASSSQPCCQCYGATVWAGIDTLLIGARAEDVEELTEFDEGPLPADWVGELERRGIAVRRDILRDDARTILATYGATGRSY; this is translated from the coding sequence ATGCTGCCGCTGCAGATCCACCTTACTCTCCCGCCCTGGATCGAAGAAGTGGCCGACACCCGGCCGCGCTATCTCACCGATGAGGAGCGGGTAGGTCTGGCGATCGAGCTGTCGCGGCGCAATATCCAGCACAGTACGGGTGGACCATTCGGCGCGGCTGTGTTCGACGAACATGGCCGGCTGATTGCCGCCGCGGCCAACCGTGTGATGCCGCAGGCTTGCTCCGTCGCGCATGCCGAGATGCTGGCCTACATGGCCGCCCAGCAGCGCCTGGCCAGCTACCGGCTCAACGAACATGGTGGCCACTACACCCTGGCCAGCAGTTCCCAGCCTTGCTGCCAATGCTATGGCGCCACGGTTTGGGCGGGTATCGACACATTGCTGATCGGCGCACGTGCCGAAGACGTGGAGGAACTTACGGAGTTCGACGAAGGTCCCCTGCCCGCTGACTGGGTCGGCGAGCTGGAACGCCGTGGTATCGCCGTGCGCCGGGATATCTTGCGCGACGACGCTCGCACCATACTGGCCACCTACGGTGCCACCGGGAGGAGCTATTGA